AATTGTTGGGCTATGTTTTTGAGTTGTTCTTCTGTCATTTTTGGATTTAAAAAAAGAGGTATAACAATTTAATCTACTTCTTATCAGAATTACTACTTTTCTGATCACTACTATTTTTAAGCTCAATTAGTGTTAGTTGCGCTGCAGCACACAGTTTTTCTACACCATTTTTAATGATAAACACTTCAGATTTACAGATGGTTAATGTTCTTCCATTTTTTAATACGCTTGATTTTCCTATTAACAGTTCTCCGTCTCCGGGTGCCATTAAATTGATTTTAAACTCTACGGTTAAAACAGAGGAGTTTTCTTCCATTAATGAAAATCCTGCATATCCAGCTGCATTATCTGCAATTGTACTAATTATTCCAGCATGAAAAAAACCATGTTGTTGTGTTAAACTCGAATGATAAGGTACATGGATCTCGCAATATCCCGGTTGAACGTCTATCAATTGTGCATTGATTAGCTTCATGAACTGTTGACGCTCAAAGCTTTCTTTAACTTTTTTCTTGTAAGTATCTGACTTAGGTTCAAATTTCATTCTATGTGAAAAATAACAAAATTATGCCTGATAAAATACTAATTATCTAAAAAAAATCAATTAGTGAGATCTTTGTTTGCTGTAGTGAATAATGGTAATGATATTTTATATTTTACTACTAGTAATCGAATTAAAATGATTAACAAGGCAGTAGAGATATATGTGATATTCTGATCCAAATCAAATGAATATAAAACCATAAAACATATCCCACCCGCGATAGAAGCTGTGGCATATATTTCTTTTCTGAAGAGTACAGGAATTTCATTACATAAAATATCACGAATTACTCCTCCAAAACAACCTGTTGTAGCTCCAAGAGCAATAGAAACAATAGGTTCTAACCCTGCATTAATTCCTGTTTCGACCCCTATTATCGTAAAAACTCCCAAACCAATGGTATCAAATAAAAAAATTGATCCTTTAAGATAATCGAGCTTATTTCTAAAAATGATAGAAAATACAGTAACTCCGCCTATCAAATACATGGTGGTCGTATTTTGCATCCAGGAAACTGGGGTATTACCTATAAGAATATCTCGAATAGTACCTCCACCAATAGAAGTGACAAATGCAATGATAAAAATCCCAAAGAGATCTAATTTTCGGTGCATTGCGCTTAATGAACCTGATATTACGAATGCAATGGTTCCTAAAATATCTAAGATATTAAAAATTGTCATCTCGTTTATTTTGTGGTTAAATGTAATATATCTTGTCTGATTTTAAAACATTAAAATTTTATGTTGTTTGAAAAGCGAGTAATTATCTAAACTCTTCACAAACTCAAATTACTCTTCACAAATCGTTTTATTGGGATGAAATCTTAACTGTTACTTTTAGTAAATAATACATTTAAGATACAGCAAAAATGAAAGAAAAATTACTTACGCTAGGTCTATTTTTTATAGCAGTAAACAGTTACAGCCAGATTATTAATTTTCCTGACCCTAACTTTAAATATGATTTAACACATTATTCTACTTCAATAGATACAAATAACGATGGAGAGATTGATGTTACAGAAGCACAAAATTATCATGGAAATCTTTTTATTGGTGGCGGACAGGATATATCTGATCTAACAGGAATTGAATTTTTTGTAAATATATCCGGTCTATACATGAGAAGTAATTTAATAACCGAATTGGATTTAAGCAATAACTTAAATATAAGAGTAGTTCAGGTAGATGATAATAGAATAAGCAAAATCAATTTAGGTAACAATATTGTTTTAGAAGCACTGTATTGTTCATTTAATGAGTTGGTCGATATAGATGTAAGTAAGTATCCTGTCTTAAGTTTAGTAGATTGCCGCAATAATCCAAATCTTAAAACATTGGATATAGCAAATGGAAATAATTACGGAAGTAACTTTTTTTGTTGGGCAAATGACAATCCAAAACTAACATGTATAAACATAGATTCGGGATTTACACCACCAATAAACCATTGGTATTGGAAAAAAGATATATCTGCCAGTTATAGCGACATATGTGTGCAAAGTAGCACAGGAGGGTTGATAGATTTAGGGTCTCTTTCTGATGAGGCGCCAGAATCAGGTAAAAAAGTAAGTAATGATATTATTGTATATCCAAACCCGGCAAATAGCTTTGTTAATATTCGATCTAAAGAAAAAATAAAGGAACTTACTTTGTATACGTTTGTTGGGGAGCAAGTTTTACAAAAACAAAATACTCCTGAATTAGATATTTCTGAGGTGAATAGAGGAGTATATTGGCTTGTAATAGAGACAAAAAGTAAAACACTAAGAAAAAAAGTCATAAAGGAATAACATATTCCATTGCCTATTTAAATTGTATATTATGAAAATGAAAAACTATTTATATATAATAATAGCACTAACTTTTACTTTGTTTAATCAGCTCTATGCGCAAGATCAAATGGTTCATTTATTAGAACCCTCACGAGATGGAAAAAAACAACAGATTTTGCAAATTGGTGAAAACAATGGGGTGAAATTATTAGCGATGGCATCTTGTAAACAATGTATGCCAGCTGTCTATACTTATAATCCAGAAGCTAGTAAAGCATCGGGGAAATCTATTTATGGCACCTCGGGTATATATGTGATACCTTATGATGAAAATAGTTATATATCTGTAGCTCCAAAAATACCAGCAGTGGCCATAGGAGAAGGTATTTGGGAGACTTTTCTATATGCTAATTTCTTTAGTGCAGATAAAGCTAAGATTGCTAGTATGACTAAAAAGAAAGTAGAAGATTGGGCGATAAACTTTTCAAAACAGATTATGACAGGAGGAGTTGGTGCACAACCTGTTGATAGTGAAAGTAACCTTTATTATCCAGCAGCAAAAGAACTACACAATGGAGAGTCGTTTAATTCTGTTACTATAGACATTACAAAAGGAAAAGAGATACGTCTTAATTTTCCTAATGGCCATGGTGAGCGTTATAACTATATGGCAGAATTGAGTAAGGTTTTGGAAGTTGATATTTATGATGTTGGAGGTAATAGGCGAGAATATATGTTTGTAGAAAGTCCGCTTTCGATTATATGGGCAAAATACAGTTCGGGAAATGATTTAGGAAAATCAATATGGGGTACATACGAAACCTTTAACTATTTCCATAAAGATCAAAAAGTAATACGAAATTTACTGGTAAGTAAAGAAGGTCAGGATAAAATAGATGCAAAACTGGCAGATTGGTCATTAAAGGCAAAAGAGTACGCCGAAAAGACCTATGCAGCCAAAGTAGCAAAAGACATAAAAAACAGACGACTACCATCAAAAGGGTTAAGTAACTCAGCATTAGAAAAACAAGCGACACTAGCAGCAAAATTATGGGCAAATCAATACAATTGGGAAGAAACCATCACCAAAGCATACTTTACAGGTAATGATTGGAGTATATATAGAAATAGTTTAGGAGTACAACTTGGCAGACGAATATCGGGTGTTATTGTTATGAAACGTAAGGATGGCACATGTAGTTTTCAGTATGCTACGTTTGCTCAACAATATAATGGTAGTGGGTACCAAAAAGTATTTACAGAAGGTATTGTTCGAGGACAGAATGTTTTAGAATGTACCTATGTTAACTGAAACTATATAAGACTTATAAACTCAAATTACGATTCACAAACTGTTTTATTATCACTAACTCTAAACTGCCTATTTTTGTTACATGAATGTAATTAAAGCAATATTGGTAGATGATGAGCAAAGAGCTAGAAACGTTTTATCTAATTTGATAAAGCGGTGTGATTTAAACATAGATGTTCTTGCGCAATGTTCCTGTCTTGAAGATGCTGTCGAAGAGATTAAAGAATTACAACCCGATGTTGTTTTTTTAGATGTTCAGATGCCTAACTATGCAGGATATGAGATCGCAAATTTCTTTGAAGAAATGAATTTTGATATCATTTTTGTAACCGCTTTCGACGAATATGCTATAAAAGCTTTTGAGTTATCTGCTATAGATTACCTGGTAAAACCTATAGATAGAAAACGATTAATAGAAGCCGTAGAAAAACTGCAAAGCAAAATAGAAAAACAAAAAAAGATAGAAGATTATCAGATTTTACTAAACACCATAAAAGAAAAAGAGTTTAAACAAATCATACTTCCCGAATTAGGCAATAGACGTATTATCGCTATTAATACTATAATTGCTATTGAAGCAGATGGATCGTATAGTAAGATTTATACAACCGAAAACAAACCGGTAACTACAAGTAAGAACCTGAAATACTTTGAAAATTTACTACCCGAAGACACCTCTTTTTTTCGCTCTCACAGAACCTGGATGATAAATTTAAAGTATATTGAGGTTATTAATAAATCTAGCTTAACTATAATATTGGCACAAAATATAACTGCCAAAATATCAAGAACCCGTTTTAGCTCTTTTGAGAATACCATACGATAGACTTTATGAATATATTACTACAATTAATTAATCTTGGGATAACTGAAAACAGTACCCCATTAGAGATAAAACGTTCTAAAGTTCTTAATGTGAGCGTTCTAATTATATTGTTTAATGCACTATTCTTTTTGTGTGTTGATACTATAACTCAGGATTTGACTTTCTATAGATTTATAGTTGTGATTACACAGGTATTAATTTACTGCGGAATATTGTACTTGCAAAAAATGAGGAAACTACTTCTTTCAAGAGGAGTTTTTATAACGGCGATAATGGCATTAATTTTTTTTAATGCTAACTATGCATTTCGAGGGTTTTATGGAGAGTATCAATATGTAATAATACCGATGCTATCTTTATTGTTTTTTGACAAAAAATACATCAATTATACGGTACTAACACTTTCTATTATAGTGTTTTACCTCCCCAATTATTTTTATCACAATTACCCCGAAAAATATTTTGGTTACCTTAATTATGCATTTATTTTCATAGGAGTGTTTTTAATTGTAAATCTCTTTAAAAACCTAAACATAAAGAATGAACTAGCATTAAAAGAGAATAATAATAAATTACAGAAACAAAATAGTATTATAGAAACGCAAAAACTACTGTTAGAAAAGGCGTATTCAGAATTAGAAGTAAGCAAAAAGAATGAGTTGGCATTTTTACAATTGAAGTCTTTAAAATCTCAAATGAACCCTCATTTTATCTTTAATTCACTTAATTCTATTCAGGATTTAATTCTTCAGCAAAATACAGATGCCTCTTATGATTATATCGTTTTATTCGCACAATTGGTTAGAAATACATTAAACTATTCTAATAAAGATTTTATTGCTATTGATAAAGAATTAGAATTTTTAGAAATATATCTTCAGTTAGAGAAATTAAGGTTCGAAGATGATTTTACATATACTATCGAACATACTAATACAGAAGGTTTGTCTGTTCCTTCATTAATCGTACAACCTTTTATAGAAAATGCGCTAATCCATGGTTTACTACACAAAGCTGGTAAAAAACAACTCACTATAGATTTTACCTTTGCAGATGATCTGTTATGTACGGTTACCGATAATGGTATTGGTAGAAAAGAGGCAAAGAAAATTCAGGCGCGACAAGGAGGACATCATGAATCCTTTGCATTAGAAGCTATACAACAGAGATTAGAAATCTTAAAAGAACAATATGGTACAGGGGTAGGTTACCAGATATTTGATTTATATGATAATGGATATGCTACAGGGACAAAAGTTGAAATCAGAATGCCTTTTCAGAAAAAATACTGATCAGTAGGGATATTTGATTTTATAAAGGGATAAAGGATGATAAAAAGAATAACAGCCTGGTACAAAAAAATAATAGCTATTGGTACCCACGATGAATTTAGTGCGATACAAAATAAGCATACAAGACTGGTAAATATTTATATACTGATTGCTTTACATACCAGTATACTTTTTTATATAGGAGATTTAATTTTTATTCAAAAACCTCTAAGTTCGCATATCATAAGTTATATATCCCAATTTTATTTAATTTCTGTATTGGTATGTAATAAGAAAAGTTTTTTTGGGTTCGCAAAAATGTTGTGGATTTTATATTTATTCATTTTTATAAATTTATCTACCGTAATGGTTAACCCTGGGATTTATACAGAGTATTACTTCCTTCTAATTCCGGGAATTAGCTTATCGATTTATCAAAAAAAAACTTTACCTATAATATTTACATTGGTAAGTATAGTTTGCTTTTTTATTCCTTACTATTATCTCGATATATATCCAGTAGATCACCCAAACAGAATGAACGGTGTAGTGGTCATAATTTTATTTTATTGTATTTATGCCATAGTTAATTATTTTAAAAAACTTAATATTCGTAATGAAGAGAAATTGGCTCAAGCATATCAAAAACTTGAAGAATCTAAGAAGAGTGAATTAGCCTTGTTACAATTGAAGTCTTTAAAATCTCAAATGAATCCTCATTTTATATTTAATTCGCTTAATTCTATTCAGGATTTAATCCTTCAACAAAATACCGATTCATCATACGATTATGTAGTGTTATTCTCACAACTGGTTAGAAATACCTTAAACTACTCTAATAAAAACTTTATTGCTATTGATAAAGAATTAGAATTCTTAGAAATATATCTTCAACTAGAGAAATTAAGGTTCGAAGATGATTTTACATATACTATCCAACATACTAATACAGAAGGTTTATCTGTTCCTTCACTAATCGTACAACCTTTTATAGAAAATGCACTGATCCATGGTTTATTACACAAAGCGGGTAAAAAAGAACTCGTTATAGATTTTACATTTACAGATGATCTATTATGTACAGTAACCGATAATGGTATTGGTAGAAAAGAAGCAAAGAAAATCCAGGAGCGACAAGGAGGTCGTCATGAATCTTTTGCCCTGGAAGCTATAAAACAACGATTAGAAATCCTAAAAGAACAATATGGAAATGAGGTTGGGTATACCGTATTTGATGAATATGATAATCAAATAAGTACAGGTACCAAAGTAGAAATCAGGATGCCTTTTCAAAAGAGATATTGATGAGGTTTTATAATCATGTATAAATTGACTAAAATAGAGAGGCTATATAAACAACTTATAAATACGGGTATCTATCAAGATAATAAGGTAGAGCACAAAAGAATACGATTATTAAATGCTTTTTGTTTAACATGGTTTGTGTTTCTTATTTTTTTTACGGCTTTTGATTATTTTTTTGCAGAGACTTTAATAGAAGGGCTAAAGGTGCGTTTCTTTTCCCTTATAACTATAGTTAGCATAATTTCTCTACAAAAAAATAAAAAACTTTTATTGGCTCGTGTCTTATTTATTTTGGTGCTCATTTTGGTCATATTTGTTTTTGCAAACTTTGTTGAGTCCTCTATTTTGATGGAGAATTTTTACTTCTTATGTCCTTTGATAGCCCTTGTGTTAATTGATAATAAGTGGATAACATTATCAATCATGTTACTTTGTTGGGGATTATATTACGTCCCTTTTGTGATAACTACAGGTCTGTATCCAGAGAAAACGATGAATCCTATTTTGATATTATCCATTTTTGTTGCGAGTTATGTTATATTAAATTATTCGCAATCATTAAATAGGAAAAAGGAAATTGAATTAAAAAAAAACAAACAAGATCTTGAAGCGGCCTATAAAGAATTAGAACTAAGTAAAAAGAATGAGTTGGCATTTTTACAATTAAAGTCACTTAAGTCTCAAATGAACCCTCATTTCATATTTAATTCGCTTAATTCTATTCAGGATTTAATCCTTCAGCAAAATACAGATTCATCGTACGATTATGTGGTTTTGTTCTCACAACTGGTTAGAAATACGTTAAACTATTCTAATAAAAACTTTATTACTATTGATAAAGAGCTAGAATTCTTAGAAATATATCTTCAACTAGAGAAATTAAGGTTCGAAGATGATTTTACATATACTATCCAACATACTAATACAGAAGGTTTATCTGTTCCTTCATTAATAGTACAACCTTTTATAGAAAATGCGCTGATCCATGGCTTACTACATAAAGCGGGTAAAAAAGAACTCGTTATAGATTTTACATTTACAGATGATCTATTATGTACAGTAACCGATAATGGTATTGGTAGAAAAGAAGCAAAGAAAATCCAGGAACGACAAGGAGGGCATCATGAATCTTTTGCCCTGGAAGCGATACAACAGAGATTAGAAATCTTAAAAGAGCAATATGGTACAGCGGTAGGATATCATATAC
The sequence above is a segment of the Aquimarina spinulae genome. Coding sequences within it:
- a CDS encoding PaaI family thioesterase produces the protein MKFEPKSDTYKKKVKESFERQQFMKLINAQLIDVQPGYCEIHVPYHSSLTQQHGFFHAGIISTIADNAAGYAGFSLMEENSSVLTVEFKINLMAPGDGELLIGKSSVLKNGRTLTICKSEVFIIKNGVEKLCAAAQLTLIELKNSSDQKSSNSDKK
- a CDS encoding trimeric intracellular cation channel family protein, giving the protein MTIFNILDILGTIAFVISGSLSAMHRKLDLFGIFIIAFVTSIGGGTIRDILIGNTPVSWMQNTTTMYLIGGVTVFSIIFRNKLDYLKGSIFLFDTIGLGVFTIIGVETGINAGLEPIVSIALGATTGCFGGVIRDILCNEIPVLFRKEIYATASIAGGICFMVLYSFDLDQNITYISTALLIILIRLLVVKYKISLPLFTTANKDLTN
- a CDS encoding T9SS type A sorting domain-containing protein, translated to MKEKLLTLGLFFIAVNSYSQIINFPDPNFKYDLTHYSTSIDTNNDGEIDVTEAQNYHGNLFIGGGQDISDLTGIEFFVNISGLYMRSNLITELDLSNNLNIRVVQVDDNRISKINLGNNIVLEALYCSFNELVDIDVSKYPVLSLVDCRNNPNLKTLDIANGNNYGSNFFCWANDNPKLTCINIDSGFTPPINHWYWKKDISASYSDICVQSSTGGLIDLGSLSDEAPESGKKVSNDIIVYPNPANSFVNIRSKEKIKELTLYTFVGEQVLQKQNTPELDISEVNRGVYWLVIETKSKTLRKKVIKE
- a CDS encoding LytR/AlgR family response regulator transcription factor, with the translated sequence MNVIKAILVDDEQRARNVLSNLIKRCDLNIDVLAQCSCLEDAVEEIKELQPDVVFLDVQMPNYAGYEIANFFEEMNFDIIFVTAFDEYAIKAFELSAIDYLVKPIDRKRLIEAVEKLQSKIEKQKKIEDYQILLNTIKEKEFKQIILPELGNRRIIAINTIIAIEADGSYSKIYTTENKPVTTSKNLKYFENLLPEDTSFFRSHRTWMINLKYIEVINKSSLTIILAQNITAKISRTRFSSFENTIR
- a CDS encoding sensor histidine kinase; this translates as MNILLQLINLGITENSTPLEIKRSKVLNVSVLIILFNALFFLCVDTITQDLTFYRFIVVITQVLIYCGILYLQKMRKLLLSRGVFITAIMALIFFNANYAFRGFYGEYQYVIIPMLSLLFFDKKYINYTVLTLSIIVFYLPNYFYHNYPEKYFGYLNYAFIFIGVFLIVNLFKNLNIKNELALKENNNKLQKQNSIIETQKLLLEKAYSELEVSKKNELAFLQLKSLKSQMNPHFIFNSLNSIQDLILQQNTDASYDYIVLFAQLVRNTLNYSNKDFIAIDKELEFLEIYLQLEKLRFEDDFTYTIEHTNTEGLSVPSLIVQPFIENALIHGLLHKAGKKQLTIDFTFADDLLCTVTDNGIGRKEAKKIQARQGGHHESFALEAIQQRLEILKEQYGTGVGYQIFDLYDNGYATGTKVEIRMPFQKKY
- a CDS encoding sensor histidine kinase yields the protein MIKRITAWYKKIIAIGTHDEFSAIQNKHTRLVNIYILIALHTSILFYIGDLIFIQKPLSSHIISYISQFYLISVLVCNKKSFFGFAKMLWILYLFIFINLSTVMVNPGIYTEYYFLLIPGISLSIYQKKTLPIIFTLVSIVCFFIPYYYLDIYPVDHPNRMNGVVVIILFYCIYAIVNYFKKLNIRNEEKLAQAYQKLEESKKSELALLQLKSLKSQMNPHFIFNSLNSIQDLILQQNTDSSYDYVVLFSQLVRNTLNYSNKNFIAIDKELEFLEIYLQLEKLRFEDDFTYTIQHTNTEGLSVPSLIVQPFIENALIHGLLHKAGKKELVIDFTFTDDLLCTVTDNGIGRKEAKKIQERQGGRHESFALEAIKQRLEILKEQYGNEVGYTVFDEYDNQISTGTKVEIRMPFQKRY
- a CDS encoding sensor histidine kinase; the protein is MLLCWGLYYVPFVITTGLYPEKTMNPILILSIFVASYVILNYSQSLNRKKEIELKKNKQDLEAAYKELELSKKNELAFLQLKSLKSQMNPHFIFNSLNSIQDLILQQNTDSSYDYVVLFSQLVRNTLNYSNKNFITIDKELEFLEIYLQLEKLRFEDDFTYTIQHTNTEGLSVPSLIVQPFIENALIHGLLHKAGKKELVIDFTFTDDLLCTVTDNGIGRKEAKKIQERQGGHHESFALEAIQQRLEILKEQYGTAVGYHIQDLYDNKFATGTKVEIRMPYKKKY